A single genomic interval of Helianthus annuus cultivar XRQ/B chromosome 6, HanXRQr2.0-SUNRISE, whole genome shotgun sequence harbors:
- the LOC110865007 gene encoding transmembrane protein 45A, translated as MGSFAGHVVPGTLFLVVGVWHIWCTVVRYASDPDSFRVRVWNPVPGFNGRLKYLELYVISVGAFIDMCIELLYSTHLKFFVNGVLNPHHMNDFEHGGMLLMFFVFSIVALLSEKTSFLPLPEGALCLISAAAFCAEYLLFFFHSTTHQGLEGHYHLLLVLLVALCILSVVGGALFPTSFPVDLCSGIAITLQGLWFYQTAFTLYGPSMPAGCKLEKNEISCSSHGHEIRGQLLANMQMFGLVFLVLVGVVGSYLFADKRYGKSEFGVIHMKPLDGFHEQL; from the exons atgggatCTTTTGCTGGACATGTGGTTCCAGGGACACTGTTTCTTGTAGTTGGGGTATGGCATATATGGTGCACCGTGGTTCGATACGCGTCAGACCCGGACTCGTTTCGTGTTAGAGTTTGGAACCCTGTACCGGGTTTTAACGGGAGATTGAAGTATTTGGAACTTTATGTTATATCGGTTGGAGCTTTTATTGATATGTGTATAGAGCTTTTGTATTCAACCCATCTTAAGTTCTTTGTTAACGGTGTCTTGAACCCGCATCATATGAATGATTTTGAACATGGTGGAATGCTTCTGATGTTCTTTGTTTTCAGTATCGTCGCGTTACTCTCTGAAAAGACCAG CTTCCTTCCCTTACCAGAAGGCGCCTTATGCTTAATATCAGCAGCAGCATTCTGTGCAGAGTATCTTTTATTCTTTTTTCACTCAACAACACACCAAGGGCTAGAGGGTCATTACCATCTGCTTCTTGTTTTACTTGTGGCTCTTTGCATATTATCGGTTGTTGGTGGGGCCCTCTTTCCGACAAGTTTCCCTGTTGACCTGTGCAGTGGCATTGCTATAACCCTTCAAGGTTTATGGTTCTATCAAACTGCCTTCACCCTTTACGGTCCCTCGATGCCAGCTGGATGTAAACTCGAAAAGAATGAGATCTCGTGCTCCTCACATGGTCATGAGATTCGCGGGCAGTTGCTAGCTAACATGCAGATGTTTGGGCTTGTTTTCTTGGTTCTTGTTGGGGTTGTGGGGTCGTACCTTTTTGCGGATAAAAGATACGGGAAGTCTGAATTTGGAGTGATTCATATGAAACCTCTTGATGGATTTCATGAGCAGTTATAG